A window of the Dictyostelium discoideum AX4 chromosome 4 chromosome, whole genome shotgun sequence genome harbors these coding sequences:
- the tpsB gene encoding alpha,alpha-trehalose-phosphate synthase, producing MTIIQRSTSLNNIINEKLGKIIVASNTLPITVTKFNETPLFGSPLSASRESITSSFGMSEPSRDRESKIQIQINGHPFPTQSALETLKAKDEIEDWLWIGWSHCEVNEDEEPMLNQAIKEFSPHFEHVFLNPRQFENYYKGYCKNGLWLLLHYQMNFIRMQSEWWEEYVGVNQMFAEKIASVWRPSDIIWIHDYHLMLVPQMLRQLLPPEASIGFFFHAPFPSYELFRILPNRKELLKGILSSNLIGFQSFEYVRHFKSSCARLLDLEVHPKGLEIFEDGSTHFTKLQVYPIGVDYNDFAKNLNLPEVSSRVESLRKIFKGKKVVVARDRLDQIEGVPRKLEVFEQLLNDHPEYIGKLVFIQIYEPTVEEGDETDEQKILHKTVNEMVGRINGKFGKLSFNPIEYINKKISYEELSALYKLADIALITPIRDGMNLTSHEYVVCQKDNFGVLILSEFAGAARCLGGSIIVNPFSKKEIMEAIIEALNMSMHDRKLKHQINYNYVLANTSSFWGKRFLCDLNEATQKEIMETSVPRANFQEIEDSYKKAKVRVFFLDYDGTLTPLVRLPSQAMPSKQLIDVLSKLTEDRRNEVYVISGRDRSSLEKWLGHLPIGMSCEHGVFTRQPGENQPWTESPNAEVQWKDTVLSIMQDFEDRTPGSMTETKQVNITWHYRNADPDFGQFQAKELIAQLRSVANKYPLDILSGKKAIEVKPIGINKGEIVKMILQKIDADFILCIGDDKTDEDMFKALYNVPSFTIRVCGDLEESTKARGVVESSSEVLTLLNRLSLS from the exons atgaccaTAATTCAAAGGTCAacaagtttaaataatattattaatgaaaaattaggTAAAATTATTGTTGCAAGTAATACATTACCAATTACAGttacaaaatttaatgaaaccCCATTATTTGGATCGCCATTAAGTGCAAGTAGAGAATCAATAACAAGTAGTTTTGGTATGTCAGAACCATCAAGAGATAGAGAAagtaaaattcaaattcaaatcaatgGTCATCCATTTCCAACTCAATCTGCTTTAGAAACTTTAAAGGCAaaagatgaaattgaagattGGCTATGGATTGGTTGGTCACATTGTGAGgttaatgaagatgaagagcCAATGTTAAATCAGGccattaaagaattttcacCACATTTTGAACATGTTTTTCTAAATCCAAGACAGTTTGAAAACTATTACAAAGGTTATTGTAAAAATGGATTATGGTTATTATTACATTATCAAATGAACTTTATTCGTATGCAATCTGAATGGTGGGAAGAATACGTTGGAGTAAATCAAATGTTTGCCGAAAAGATCGCATCCGTATGGAGACCATCCGATATCATTTGGATTCATGATTATCATCTTATGTTGGTACCACAAATGTTAAGACAATTGCTACCACCAGAGGCATCGATTGGTTTCTTTTTCCATGCACCATTTCCTTCCTATGAACTATTTCGTATACTTCCAAAtagaaaagaattattaaaaggtatcctttcatcaaatttaattggttttcAATCATTTGAATATGTACGTCATTTCAAAAGTTCTTGTGCTCGTTTATTAGATCTTGAAGTTCATCCAAAAGGTTTAGAGATATTTGAAGATGGTTCAACTCATTTCACTAAACTTCAAGTTTATCCAATCGGTGTTGATTATAATGATTTTgcaaagaatttaaatttacctgAAGTTTCATCAAGAGTTGAAAGTTTACGtaaaattttcaaaggtAAAAAGGTTGTTGTAGCTCGTGATAGATTAGATCAAATTGAAGGTGTACCAAGAAAACTTGAAGTCtttgaacaattattaaatgatcatCCAGAATATATTGGtaaattagtttttattcaaatttatgaACCAACTGTTGAAGAAGGTGATGAAACTGATGAACAAAAGATTTTACATAAAACTGTTAATga aaTGGTTGGTAGaattaatggtaaatttggtaaattaagttttaatccaattgaatatattaataagAAAATATCATATGAAGAATTATCAGCATTATATAAATTGGCAGATATTGCATTAATAACACCAATTAGAGATGGTATGAATTTAACTTCACATGAATATGTTGTATGTCAAAAGGATAACTTTGGTGTATTGATATTAAGTGAATTTGCAGGTGCAGCAAGATGTTTAGGTGGTTCAATAATCGTTAATCCATTCTCAAAGAAAGAAATAATGGAAGCTATCATTGAAGCATTGAATATGAGTATGCATGatagaaaattaaaacatcaaatcaattataattatgTTTTGGCAAACACATCAAGTTTTTGGGGTAAAAGATTCTTATGTGATTTAAATGAAGCAACACAAAAAGAGATTATGGAAACAAGTGTACCAAGGGCCAATTTCCAAGAGATTGAAGATTCCTATAAAAAAGCAAAGGTTAGAGTTTTCTTTTTGGATTATGATGGTACTTTAACACCATTGGTTCGTCTTCCAAGTCAAGCAATGCCATCAAAGCAATTAATTGATGTTTTAAGTAAACTAACAGAAGATAGAAGAAATGAAGTTTACGTAATCAGTGGAAGAGATCGTTCGTCATTGGAGAAGTGGTTAGGTCATTTACCAATTGGTATGTCTTGTGAACATGGCGTTTTCACAAGACAACCTGGTGAAAATCAACCATGGACTGAAAGTCCAAATGCAGAAGTTCAATGGAAAGACACAGTTTTATCAATAATGCAAGATTTTGAAGATAGAACACCAGGTTCAATGACAGAAACTAAACAAGTCAATATCACATGGCATTATAGAAATGCTGATCCAGACTTTGGTCAATTCCAAGCTAAAGAATTGATTGCACAACTTCGTTCAGTCGCAAATAAATACCCATTGGATATTTTATCAGGAAAGAAAGCAATTGAAGTTAAACCAATAGGTATCAATAAAGGTGAAATAGTAAAAATGATCCTTCAAAAGATTGATGCAGATTTCATACTTTGtattggtgatgataaaaCTGATGAAGATATGTTTAAAGCACTTTATAATGTACCATCATTTACAATTCGTGTTTGTGGTGATCTTGAAGAATCAACAAAAGCAAGAGGTGTTGTTGAAAGTTCTTCTGAAGTTTTAACACTTTTAAATAGATTATCATTGtcataa
- a CDS encoding armadillo-like helical domain-containing protein — protein MEIEIYDELNSSDSLKQINGLSKLNQFWINQGRDPTLFFTSIIKLISETDNKTTRILCYSILKSCKCTPSDWSLAIPLLVKDLNSDDNEVVISILKTLPHISSIFTELLMMGNADFGPLVRHGNPSVRKTALDTLTSLLFYRKSILQSYKSFVSTGWELIVDRILEEPIPMVYQSSFSAISSLFSEISRSVSHSDELDNSVQKRQVLSYYADWISLKLIDHFDLLLNRAQHIDINQRHSTVNTLTYLVDTISRSSGTPFWPTSFDNNNNNNNNQQINNNNNNNNNNNNNNNNNNNNNNNNNNNNNQNNLINGISSMNLSSITGTTTTTTTTGNSPITSPTSPTSIIANTASSNKTKQISSPQNIVSILVEYFLSQLDSSNDSLVFAVGKAILDLLLTQQNQHNENWINPVLTAFIGLLRREGVSLNPLPILLAIMSVLPMLGDDLLFCTLSRIFPSIKSITDSNQRVSYLIRTFELIIDRHVTSSGKSSLFTPLMTTDCLLMAFQDESSSFREEIIVSMVASHHNILSKYIEIESEKNSNNNNSSSGNSGGGSGGSVKFSTSGNLFYLHQAALNISEVCLKCITWQSERISAIEYCIRFVDWLCRVTLSSSSSSNNSGNGSESQYGIKLISLLRSDLLDQINKIPSDYICLQAVFLICTHLLRSPTNKVYEQSDAGLLISLLRRRFLFLDNQPKFTQYNGNIRDMIMGVSQFGRVSPASLHSLSGYWLGALECLYLMGLHIPSVEATVQRTLEEILATYPHNKSVYSRARFIRRMLFSSTSSALDAQSLGKYSTIRNLNSFTNYTIDFSYCIPIEQLEASNSLHSISDIFAYECKKAITGLVGVHYGSSIRDKSSRDVTLISGASDPVWIEVSHTTHPTLNTITLHVQVTNVIHFSIKNVNIMIGLSGHLDFPYPQTNCKHNIPKLLPEKSYSFEVPLNVSSLDYNLVTFKLTFNQPSGLCESENNINLNNIHTKINNYQQSSDQLLVQSIQQQQQQQQSSSQQQSQQSQQQQYQPQPISSVNSGLSSYSLNSNNSGSLNSSANSHSISTSAVGSPGTASFISSSLLSNAQSSSPTTSSPLSNVINQNIISSSSSSSSNANQITSTTTPSSTTNSNNNTTSSSSSTNPNPNPNSHTNLNSIVGSGINQPIINNQIIQSLSITTNNPSANIIQFSPIEIRCSDYIFDWNQFLIPFKYNKHQFIQQWPRFEAVFSIDVVFEGFVSVASIFDCLSALPLHNVLNSEFGNSNFHFAFSSSTWFNEQFCFTISGMEKCLSFPEDYSIYYTSPNGQSLPKYKVYHARFEFRSSSSSLLASFESIIDQWINKLPRPTSDQFIARLLAPDEKSLFSITNITQDYQAPKNHQSLANTPLSNIVDDEIALLNQWKDFKKSQEQTKKLFSQLALDQDFY, from the exons atggagaTTGAAATTTATGATGAATTAAATAGTAGTGAttcattaaaacaaattaatggtttgtcaaaattaaatcagtTTTGGATTAATCAAGGAAGAGATccaactttattttttacttcaattattaaa tTAATATCAGAAACtgataataaaacaacaagaaTATTATGTTatagtattttaaaaagttgtAAATGTACACCATCAGATTGGAGTTTAGCAATACCATTATTagtaaaagatttaaattccGATGATAATGAAGTTGTGATTAGTATTTTAAAGACATTACCACACATTTCATCAATATTTACAGAGTTATTAATGATGGGAAATGCAGATTTTGGACCATTGGTTAGACATGGTAATCCATCAGTTAGAAAAACAGCATTGGATACATTGacaagtttattattttatagaaAATCAATTCTTCAATCATATAAATCATTTGTATCGACAGGTTGGGAGTTAATAGTTGATAGAATTTTAGAGGAACCAATACCAATGGTTTACCAATCAAGTTTTAGTGCAATCAGTTCATTATTCTCTGAGATCTCAAGATCAGTTTCACATTCTGATGAATTGGATAATAGTGTACAAAAGAGACAAGTACTCTCTTATTATGCCGATTGGATctctttgaaattaattgatcattTCGATCTATTACTTAATCGTGCTCAAcatattgatattaatcaACGTCATTCAACTGTAAATACTTTAACTTATTTAGTTGATACAATTTCAAGATCAAGTGGTACACCATTTTGGCCAACaagttttgataataataataataataataataatcaacaaattaataataataataataataataataataataataataataataataataataataataataataataataataataataataataatcaaaataatttaataaatggtATATCATCAATgaatttatcatcaattacaggtacaactacaacaactacgaCAACAGGTAATTCACCAATaacatcaccaacatcaccaacatcaatAATAGCAAATACAgcatcatcaaataaaactaaacaaATTTCATCACCACAAAATATTGTATCAATATTGGTTGAATACTTTTTATCACAATTAGATTCATCAAATGATTCATTGGTATTTGCAGTTGGTAAAGCAATATTGGATCTATTATTAactcaacaaaatcaacataaTGAAAATTGGATTAATCCAGTGTTAACTGCATTCATTGGTCTGTTACGTAGAGAAGGTGTATCATTAAATCCACTACCTATTCTATTGGCGATTATGAGTGTTTTACCAATGTTGggtgatgatttattattttgtacaCTTAGTCGTATTTTCCCATCAATAAAATCCATAACAGATTCAAATCAACGTGTTAGTTATTTAATTCGTACctttgaattaataattgatagaCATGTTACATCCTCTGGTAAAAGTTCATTATTTACACCATTAATGACAACCGATTGTCTTTTAATGGCTTTTCAAGATGAATCTAGTAGTTTCCGTGAAGAAATAATCGTATCAATGGTTGCAAGTCATCATAATATTCTTTCaaaatatattgaaattgaatcagagaaaaattcaaacaataacaatagcaGCAGTGgcaatagtggtggtggtagtggtggttcAGTTAAATTCTCAACATctggtaatttattttatttacatcaAGCTGCATTAAATATTTCAGAGGTTTGTTTGAAATGTATTACATGGCAAAGTGAAAGAATTTCAGCAATTGAATATTGTATTAGATTTGTTGATTGGTTATGTAGAGTAACTTTATCaagcagcagcagcagcaataatagtggtaatggTAGTGAATCACAATATggtataaaattaatatcattattacgTAGTGATTTATTAGATCAAATTAATAAGATACCATCAGATTATATTTGCCTACAAGCAGTATTCTTAATTTGTACACATTTATTAAGATCACCAACAAATAAAGTTTATGAACAATCAGATGCAGGTTTATTAATTAGTTTATTAAGACGTCGTTTCCTTTTCTTGGATAATCAACCAAAGTTCACTCAATACAATGGTAACATTAGGGATATGATTATGGGTGTATCGCAATTTGGTAGAGTATCACCTGCATCACTTCACTCATTAAGTGGCTATTGGTTGGGTGCTTTGGAGTGTCTTTATCTAATGGGGTTACATATTCCATCGGTTGAAGCAACGGTTCAACGTACACTCGAGGAGATATTGGCAACTTATCCTCATAATAAATCGGTTTATTCACGTGCACGTTTCATTCGTAGAATGTTATTCTCAAGTACCAGTAGTGCATTGGATGCACAATCACTTGGAAAATATAGTACaattagaaatttaaatagCTTTACCAATTATACCATCGATTTCTCATATTGTATCCCAATTGAACAGTTGGAGGCCTCGAATTCACTTCACTCGATTTCCGATATTTTTGCATACGAATGTAAGAAAGCAATCACTGGTTTGGTTGGTGTGCATTATGGTTCATCAATTCGTGATAAATCATCAAGAGATGTGACTTTAATTAGTGGTGCAAGTGATCCAGTTTGGATTGAAGTTAGTCATACAACTCATCCAACATTAAATACCATCACTTTACATGTTCAAGTTACAAATGTCATTCATTTTAGtattaaaaatgtaaatataatGATTGGATTATCTGGTCATTTGGATTTCCCTTATCCTCAAACCAATTGTAAACATAATATTCCAAAACTTTTACCAGAGAAATCTTATAGTTTCGAAGTACCTCTAAATGTTTCAAGTTTAGATTATAATTTAGTTACTTTTAAATTAACTTTTAATCAACCAAGTGGTCTTTGTGAatctgaaaataatattaatttaaataatattcatactaaaattaataattatcaacaatCTTCTGATCAATTATTAGTTCAatcaattcaacaacaacaacaacaacaacaatcatcatcacaacaacaatcacaacaatcacaacaacaacaataccaacCACAACCAATTTCAAGTGTTAATTCTGGTTTATCATCATAtagtttaaattcaaataatagtggtagttTAAATAGTAGTGCAAATAGTCATTCGATTTCAACTAGTGCAGTTGGTTCACCTGGTACTGCTAGTTTTATATCTTCTTCACTTTTATCAAACGCTCAAAGTTCTTCACCAACAACTTCTTCACCATTATCAAATGttattaatcaaaatattatatcgtcatcatcatcatcatcatcaaatgctAATCAAAtaacctcaacaacaacaccatcatcaactacaaattcaaataataatactacatcatcatcatcatcaacaaatccaaatccaaatccaaattcacatacaaatttaaatagtatAGTTGGATCAGGTATAAATcaaccaattattaataatcaaattattcaatcattatcaattacaaCTAATAACCCAAGTGCaaatattattcaattcTCACCTATTGAAATTAGATGTTCAGATTATATTTTTGATTggaatcaatttttaattccatttaaatataataaacatCAATTCATTCAACAATGGCCAAGATTTGAAGCTGTGTTTTCAATTGATGTTGTATTTGAAGGTTTCGTTTCTGTTGCTTCAATCTTTGATTGCCTAAGTGCTTTACCATTGCATAATGTTTTAAATAGTGAATTTGGTAATTCAAATTTCCATTTTGCATTCTCTTCTTCAACTTGGTTCAATGAACAATTTTGTTTCACAATCTCTGGTATGGAGAAATGCTTATCATTCCCAGAGGATTACAGTATCTATTATACCTCTCCAAATGGTCAAAGTTTACCAAAGTATAAGGTTTACCATGCTAGATTCGAATTTAGATCTTCAAGTTCAAGTCTTTTGGCTTCCTTTGAATCAATCATTGACCAATGgattaataaattaccaaGACCAACCTCTGATCAATTCATTGCTAGACTATTGGCTCCTGATGAAAAATCGTTATTCTCTATCACAAATATCACTCAAGATTATCAAGCTCCAAAGAATCATCAATCCTTAGCAAATACTCCTTTATCAAatattgttgatgatgaaatcGCTCTCTTAAATCAATggaaagattttaaaaaatctcaagaacaaactaaaaaattattctcTCAATTGGCTTTAGATCaagatttttattaa